In the genome of Deltaproteobacteria bacterium, one region contains:
- the rpmG gene encoding 50S ribosomal protein L33 — MRIIIQMECTDCKRRNYSTTKNKQTMQKRFELKKFCRFCRKHTVHKETK; from the coding sequence ATGAGAATCATTATTCAAATGGAATGTACAGACTGTAAGCGTCGAAACTATTCGACGACGAAAAACAAGCAGACGATGCAGAAGCGTTTCGAGCTAAAAAAGTTTTGCCGGTTTTGTCGGAAGCATACAGTACATAAGGAGACAAAGTGA